One genomic segment of Anticarsia gemmatalis isolate Benzon Research Colony breed Stoneville strain chromosome Z, ilAntGemm2 primary, whole genome shotgun sequence includes these proteins:
- the LOC142986580 gene encoding uncharacterized protein LOC142986580 isoform X6 — protein MGDGLKITKDKRHRSSSSLAGVVVEGTRSERRLEMNASIPEVDDQFAVAEARCDDLQEKIDLIKSLKRKRKLKKRSMTRVMDQPRTPDHVPLITVRTQPKKILLITEVSQQAARLRRLEVPPNPTRGYLDPATVEQHRMIGQVRGYNNAFKQPRQERSGLSKIPSHHSIEERKPYPKMQRMRQHRSQADGDSTYLQGVCAQGVQITTEGPIEVACGQDVLTDPYYEEYDRPSDMKPESCQQIKQASIRRKHLPRGVPAKEGEAPDPWRKHSAPSRPRGRIQQTSSVTTQAEERPVVELFNKSYVTSPPLQRQNTDPPEAPRKQPRGSASRDDNHAICRLENILTVEQPPPKKEIHHPRRIKYRSRRYELPTVASQMKQAGVRYYYDTSNRTQIPFVVSKSTAPSHNIGVNIQQVLNGLKTQQPLSGIPLTIAHHMGLGHVPTYGSNSAAAVPALHHREINAIRVGQRLLRLPSHNYVSYNRLLSLYREGEGMVPRFLRAISRPHYFYTSMYNLTTNHEDFDGATSKGRGASQDAKQNLAEFASLYREYENINKCIKEGNYEPEMEHRKEELSKELAAREQHIRRVVQDYRSSLDVEQPLRASASTADDGYRHSAL, from the exons atGGGCGACGGTTTAAAGATAACTAAAG ATAAGCGTCACAGGAGCTCCAGCAGTCTGGCTGGAGTCGTGGTGGAGGGTACACGCTCTGAACGCAGGCTGGAGATGAATG cTTCCATCCCGGAGGTAGATGACCAGTTCGCTGTAGCAGAAGCAAGATGCGACGATCTCCAGGAGAAAATTgacttaataaaatcattaaaaagaaagagaaaacttaaaaaacgAAG catGACCAGAGTTATGGACCAGCCTCGAACGCCTGATCACGTTCCGTTAATAACCGTTCGCACCCAGCCGAAGAAAA TTTTGCTTATTACAGAAGTGTCACAGCAAGCTGCGCGGCTGCGTAGGCTAGAGGTCCCTCCGAATCCGACACGCGGCTATTTGGACCCCGCCACTGTGGAACAACATCGTATGATAGGACAAGTGCGGGGCTACAACAATGCCTTCAAGCAACCGCGACAGGAAAGATCTGGCCTATCTAAGATACCT AGTCACCACTCGATTGAGGAACGCAAGCCGTACCCCAAAATGCAGAGGATGCGGCAGCATAGATCTCAGGCGGACGGTGACA GTACGTATCTTCAAGGAGTATGCGCCCAAGGCGTTCAGATCACGACCGAGGGTCCCATAGAGGTGGCTTGCGGACAGGACGTATTGACTGATCCTTATTACGAGGAGTACGATCGCCCATCGGATAT GAAACCGGAGAGCTGTCAGCAGATAAAACAAGCATCGATCCGGCGGAAGCACTTGCCCCGAGGTGTTCCAGCTAAGGAAG gAGAAGCGCCTGATCCATGGCGAAAGCATTCAGCGCCTTCACGACCGCGAGGAAGGATTCAGCAAACGTCATCAG TAACGACCCAGGCGGAAGAGCGGCCGGTGGTGGAACTGTTCAACAAGAGCTACGTGACCTCGCCACCGCTGCAGCGACAGAACACTGACCCCCCGGAGGCTCCTCGGAAACAAC CTCGAGGTTCGGCCAGTAGGGACGACAATCATGCCATCTGCCGCTTAGAAAATATACTGACTGTTGAACAGCCACCACCAAAAAAA GAGATCCATCACCCGCGTCGTATTAAATACCGGAGCCGTCGGTACGAGCTGCCTACAGTCGCGTCGCAAATGAAGCAGGCTGGAGTGCGGTACTACTACGATACTTCTAACCGCACTCAAATACCTTTCGTGGTGTCCAAAAGTACAGCTCCTTCGCACAACATCGGCGTTAACATTCAACAA GTCCTAAACGGACTTAAAACTCAACAACCGCTATCTGGAATACCGCTGACGATAGCGCATCATATGG GATTGGGACATGTACCGACATATGGCTCGAATAGCGCTGCAGCCGTG CCTGCGCTGCACCACCGAGAGATCAACGCAATCAGGGTGGGCCAGCGGTTACTGCGGTTGCCGTCGCACAACTACGTGTCCTACAACCGACTGCTCTCACTGTACCGCGAGGGCGAGGGCATGGTACCACGCTTCCTACGCGCCATCAGCCGCCCACACTACTTCTACACTTCCATGTACAA TCTTACAACCAACCACGAAGATTTTGACGGTGCCACGTCGAAGGGCCGCGGTGCTAGTCAAGACGCAAAACAAAATCTTGCAGAGTTCGCCAGCCTTTACCGTGAATACGAGAATATAAACAAATGTATAAAGGAAGGGAATTATGAACCAGAAATGGAGCATCGCAAGGAAGAACTATCGAAGGAGCTTGCCGCGCGGGAGCAACACATTCGTAGG GTGGTTCAGGACTACCGGTCGTCGCTGGACGTAGAGCAGCCGCTGCGCGCGTCCGCCTCGACTGCAGACGACGGTTATCGCCACTCCGCATTATAA
- the LOC142986580 gene encoding uncharacterized protein LOC142986580 isoform X2 produces the protein MGDGLKITKDKRHRSSSSLAGVVVEGTRSERRLEMNASIPEVDDQFAVAEARCDDLQEKIDLIKSLKRKRKLKKRSMTRVMDQPRTPDHVPLITVRTQPKKILLITEVSQQAARLRRLEVPPNPTRGYLDPATVEQHRMIGQVRGYNNAFKQPRQERSGLSKIPSHHSIEERKPYPKMQRMRQHRSQADGDSTYLQGVCAQGVQITTEGPIEVACGQDVLTDPYYEEYDRPSDMKPESCQQIKQASIRRKHLPRGVPAKEGEAPDPWRKHSAPSRPRGRIQQTSSGDCTVTTQAEERPVVELFNKSYVTSPPLQRQNTDPPEAPRKQPRGSASRDDNHAICRLENILTVEQPPPKKEIHHPRRIKYRSRRYELPTVASQMKQAGVRYYYDTSNRTQIPFVVSKSTAPSHNIGVNIQQVLNGLKTQQPLSGIPLTIAHHMGLGHVPTYGSNSAAAVPALHHREINAIRVGQRLLRLPSHNYVSYNRLLSLYREGEGMVPRFLRAISRPHYFYTSMYNLTTNHEDFDGATSKGRGASQDAKQNLAEFASLYREYENINKCIKEGNYEPEMEHRKEELSKELAAREQHIRRVVQDYRSSLDVEQPLRASASTADDGYRHSAL, from the exons atGGGCGACGGTTTAAAGATAACTAAAG ATAAGCGTCACAGGAGCTCCAGCAGTCTGGCTGGAGTCGTGGTGGAGGGTACACGCTCTGAACGCAGGCTGGAGATGAATG cTTCCATCCCGGAGGTAGATGACCAGTTCGCTGTAGCAGAAGCAAGATGCGACGATCTCCAGGAGAAAATTgacttaataaaatcattaaaaagaaagagaaaacttaaaaaacgAAG catGACCAGAGTTATGGACCAGCCTCGAACGCCTGATCACGTTCCGTTAATAACCGTTCGCACCCAGCCGAAGAAAA TTTTGCTTATTACAGAAGTGTCACAGCAAGCTGCGCGGCTGCGTAGGCTAGAGGTCCCTCCGAATCCGACACGCGGCTATTTGGACCCCGCCACTGTGGAACAACATCGTATGATAGGACAAGTGCGGGGCTACAACAATGCCTTCAAGCAACCGCGACAGGAAAGATCTGGCCTATCTAAGATACCT AGTCACCACTCGATTGAGGAACGCAAGCCGTACCCCAAAATGCAGAGGATGCGGCAGCATAGATCTCAGGCGGACGGTGACA GTACGTATCTTCAAGGAGTATGCGCCCAAGGCGTTCAGATCACGACCGAGGGTCCCATAGAGGTGGCTTGCGGACAGGACGTATTGACTGATCCTTATTACGAGGAGTACGATCGCCCATCGGATAT GAAACCGGAGAGCTGTCAGCAGATAAAACAAGCATCGATCCGGCGGAAGCACTTGCCCCGAGGTGTTCCAGCTAAGGAAG gAGAAGCGCCTGATCCATGGCGAAAGCATTCAGCGCCTTCACGACCGCGAGGAAGGATTCAGCAAACGTCATCAG GTGATTGTACAGTAACGACCCAGGCGGAAGAGCGGCCGGTGGTGGAACTGTTCAACAAGAGCTACGTGACCTCGCCACCGCTGCAGCGACAGAACACTGACCCCCCGGAGGCTCCTCGGAAACAAC CTCGAGGTTCGGCCAGTAGGGACGACAATCATGCCATCTGCCGCTTAGAAAATATACTGACTGTTGAACAGCCACCACCAAAAAAA GAGATCCATCACCCGCGTCGTATTAAATACCGGAGCCGTCGGTACGAGCTGCCTACAGTCGCGTCGCAAATGAAGCAGGCTGGAGTGCGGTACTACTACGATACTTCTAACCGCACTCAAATACCTTTCGTGGTGTCCAAAAGTACAGCTCCTTCGCACAACATCGGCGTTAACATTCAACAA GTCCTAAACGGACTTAAAACTCAACAACCGCTATCTGGAATACCGCTGACGATAGCGCATCATATGG GATTGGGACATGTACCGACATATGGCTCGAATAGCGCTGCAGCCGTG CCTGCGCTGCACCACCGAGAGATCAACGCAATCAGGGTGGGCCAGCGGTTACTGCGGTTGCCGTCGCACAACTACGTGTCCTACAACCGACTGCTCTCACTGTACCGCGAGGGCGAGGGCATGGTACCACGCTTCCTACGCGCCATCAGCCGCCCACACTACTTCTACACTTCCATGTACAA TCTTACAACCAACCACGAAGATTTTGACGGTGCCACGTCGAAGGGCCGCGGTGCTAGTCAAGACGCAAAACAAAATCTTGCAGAGTTCGCCAGCCTTTACCGTGAATACGAGAATATAAACAAATGTATAAAGGAAGGGAATTATGAACCAGAAATGGAGCATCGCAAGGAAGAACTATCGAAGGAGCTTGCCGCGCGGGAGCAACACATTCGTAGG GTGGTTCAGGACTACCGGTCGTCGCTGGACGTAGAGCAGCCGCTGCGCGCGTCCGCCTCGACTGCAGACGACGGTTATCGCCACTCCGCATTATAA
- the LOC142986580 gene encoding uncharacterized protein LOC142986580 isoform X1, with translation MGDGLKITKDKRHRSSSSLAGVVVEGTRSERRLEMNASIPEVDDQFAVAEARCDDLQEKIDLIKSLKRKRKLKKRSMTRVMDQPRTPDHVPLITVRTQPKKILLITEVSQQAARLRRLEVPPNPTRGYLDPATVEQHRMIGQVRGYNNAFKQPRQERSGLSKIPSHHSIEERKPYPKMQRMRQHRSQADGDSTYLQGVCAQGVQITTEGPIEVACGQDVLTDPYYEEYDRPSDMKPESCQQIKQASIRRKHLPRGVPAKEGEAPDPWRKHSAPSRPRGRIQQTSSGDCTVTTQAEERPVVELFNKSYVTSPPLQRQNTDPPEAPRKQRKARGSASRDDNHAICRLENILTVEQPPPKKEIHHPRRIKYRSRRYELPTVASQMKQAGVRYYYDTSNRTQIPFVVSKSTAPSHNIGVNIQQVLNGLKTQQPLSGIPLTIAHHMGLGHVPTYGSNSAAAVPALHHREINAIRVGQRLLRLPSHNYVSYNRLLSLYREGEGMVPRFLRAISRPHYFYTSMYNLTTNHEDFDGATSKGRGASQDAKQNLAEFASLYREYENINKCIKEGNYEPEMEHRKEELSKELAAREQHIRRVVQDYRSSLDVEQPLRASASTADDGYRHSAL, from the exons atGGGCGACGGTTTAAAGATAACTAAAG ATAAGCGTCACAGGAGCTCCAGCAGTCTGGCTGGAGTCGTGGTGGAGGGTACACGCTCTGAACGCAGGCTGGAGATGAATG cTTCCATCCCGGAGGTAGATGACCAGTTCGCTGTAGCAGAAGCAAGATGCGACGATCTCCAGGAGAAAATTgacttaataaaatcattaaaaagaaagagaaaacttaaaaaacgAAG catGACCAGAGTTATGGACCAGCCTCGAACGCCTGATCACGTTCCGTTAATAACCGTTCGCACCCAGCCGAAGAAAA TTTTGCTTATTACAGAAGTGTCACAGCAAGCTGCGCGGCTGCGTAGGCTAGAGGTCCCTCCGAATCCGACACGCGGCTATTTGGACCCCGCCACTGTGGAACAACATCGTATGATAGGACAAGTGCGGGGCTACAACAATGCCTTCAAGCAACCGCGACAGGAAAGATCTGGCCTATCTAAGATACCT AGTCACCACTCGATTGAGGAACGCAAGCCGTACCCCAAAATGCAGAGGATGCGGCAGCATAGATCTCAGGCGGACGGTGACA GTACGTATCTTCAAGGAGTATGCGCCCAAGGCGTTCAGATCACGACCGAGGGTCCCATAGAGGTGGCTTGCGGACAGGACGTATTGACTGATCCTTATTACGAGGAGTACGATCGCCCATCGGATAT GAAACCGGAGAGCTGTCAGCAGATAAAACAAGCATCGATCCGGCGGAAGCACTTGCCCCGAGGTGTTCCAGCTAAGGAAG gAGAAGCGCCTGATCCATGGCGAAAGCATTCAGCGCCTTCACGACCGCGAGGAAGGATTCAGCAAACGTCATCAG GTGATTGTACAGTAACGACCCAGGCGGAAGAGCGGCCGGTGGTGGAACTGTTCAACAAGAGCTACGTGACCTCGCCACCGCTGCAGCGACAGAACACTGACCCCCCGGAGGCTCCTCGGAAACAACGTAAAG CTCGAGGTTCGGCCAGTAGGGACGACAATCATGCCATCTGCCGCTTAGAAAATATACTGACTGTTGAACAGCCACCACCAAAAAAA GAGATCCATCACCCGCGTCGTATTAAATACCGGAGCCGTCGGTACGAGCTGCCTACAGTCGCGTCGCAAATGAAGCAGGCTGGAGTGCGGTACTACTACGATACTTCTAACCGCACTCAAATACCTTTCGTGGTGTCCAAAAGTACAGCTCCTTCGCACAACATCGGCGTTAACATTCAACAA GTCCTAAACGGACTTAAAACTCAACAACCGCTATCTGGAATACCGCTGACGATAGCGCATCATATGG GATTGGGACATGTACCGACATATGGCTCGAATAGCGCTGCAGCCGTG CCTGCGCTGCACCACCGAGAGATCAACGCAATCAGGGTGGGCCAGCGGTTACTGCGGTTGCCGTCGCACAACTACGTGTCCTACAACCGACTGCTCTCACTGTACCGCGAGGGCGAGGGCATGGTACCACGCTTCCTACGCGCCATCAGCCGCCCACACTACTTCTACACTTCCATGTACAA TCTTACAACCAACCACGAAGATTTTGACGGTGCCACGTCGAAGGGCCGCGGTGCTAGTCAAGACGCAAAACAAAATCTTGCAGAGTTCGCCAGCCTTTACCGTGAATACGAGAATATAAACAAATGTATAAAGGAAGGGAATTATGAACCAGAAATGGAGCATCGCAAGGAAGAACTATCGAAGGAGCTTGCCGCGCGGGAGCAACACATTCGTAGG GTGGTTCAGGACTACCGGTCGTCGCTGGACGTAGAGCAGCCGCTGCGCGCGTCCGCCTCGACTGCAGACGACGGTTATCGCCACTCCGCATTATAA
- the LOC142986580 gene encoding uncharacterized protein LOC142986580 isoform X4, with amino-acid sequence MGDGLKITKDKRHRSSSSLAGVVVEGTRSERRLEMNASIPEVDDQFAVAEARCDDLQEKIDLIKSLKRKRKLKKRSMTRVMDQPRTPDHVPLITVRTQPKKILLITEVSQQAARLRRLEVPPNPTRGYLDPATVEQHRMIGQVRGYNNAFKQPRQERSGLSKIPSHHSIEERKPYPKMQRMRQHRSQADGDSTYLQGVCAQGVQITTEGPIEVACGQDVLTDPYYEEYDRPSDMKPESCQQIKQASIRRKHLPRGVPAKEGEAPDPWRKHSAPSRPRGRIQQTSSVTTQAEERPVVELFNKSYVTSPPLQRQNTDPPEAPRKQRKARGSASRDDNHAICRLENILTVEQPPPKKEIHHPRRIKYRSRRYELPTVASQMKQAGVRYYYDTSNRTQIPFVVSKSTAPSHNIGVNIQQVLNGLKTQQPLSGIPLTIAHHMGLGHVPTYGSNSAAAVPALHHREINAIRVGQRLLRLPSHNYVSYNRLLSLYREGEGMVPRFLRAISRPHYFYTSMYNLTTNHEDFDGATSKGRGASQDAKQNLAEFASLYREYENINKCIKEGNYEPEMEHRKEELSKELAAREQHIRRVVQDYRSSLDVEQPLRASASTADDGYRHSAL; translated from the exons atGGGCGACGGTTTAAAGATAACTAAAG ATAAGCGTCACAGGAGCTCCAGCAGTCTGGCTGGAGTCGTGGTGGAGGGTACACGCTCTGAACGCAGGCTGGAGATGAATG cTTCCATCCCGGAGGTAGATGACCAGTTCGCTGTAGCAGAAGCAAGATGCGACGATCTCCAGGAGAAAATTgacttaataaaatcattaaaaagaaagagaaaacttaaaaaacgAAG catGACCAGAGTTATGGACCAGCCTCGAACGCCTGATCACGTTCCGTTAATAACCGTTCGCACCCAGCCGAAGAAAA TTTTGCTTATTACAGAAGTGTCACAGCAAGCTGCGCGGCTGCGTAGGCTAGAGGTCCCTCCGAATCCGACACGCGGCTATTTGGACCCCGCCACTGTGGAACAACATCGTATGATAGGACAAGTGCGGGGCTACAACAATGCCTTCAAGCAACCGCGACAGGAAAGATCTGGCCTATCTAAGATACCT AGTCACCACTCGATTGAGGAACGCAAGCCGTACCCCAAAATGCAGAGGATGCGGCAGCATAGATCTCAGGCGGACGGTGACA GTACGTATCTTCAAGGAGTATGCGCCCAAGGCGTTCAGATCACGACCGAGGGTCCCATAGAGGTGGCTTGCGGACAGGACGTATTGACTGATCCTTATTACGAGGAGTACGATCGCCCATCGGATAT GAAACCGGAGAGCTGTCAGCAGATAAAACAAGCATCGATCCGGCGGAAGCACTTGCCCCGAGGTGTTCCAGCTAAGGAAG gAGAAGCGCCTGATCCATGGCGAAAGCATTCAGCGCCTTCACGACCGCGAGGAAGGATTCAGCAAACGTCATCAG TAACGACCCAGGCGGAAGAGCGGCCGGTGGTGGAACTGTTCAACAAGAGCTACGTGACCTCGCCACCGCTGCAGCGACAGAACACTGACCCCCCGGAGGCTCCTCGGAAACAACGTAAAG CTCGAGGTTCGGCCAGTAGGGACGACAATCATGCCATCTGCCGCTTAGAAAATATACTGACTGTTGAACAGCCACCACCAAAAAAA GAGATCCATCACCCGCGTCGTATTAAATACCGGAGCCGTCGGTACGAGCTGCCTACAGTCGCGTCGCAAATGAAGCAGGCTGGAGTGCGGTACTACTACGATACTTCTAACCGCACTCAAATACCTTTCGTGGTGTCCAAAAGTACAGCTCCTTCGCACAACATCGGCGTTAACATTCAACAA GTCCTAAACGGACTTAAAACTCAACAACCGCTATCTGGAATACCGCTGACGATAGCGCATCATATGG GATTGGGACATGTACCGACATATGGCTCGAATAGCGCTGCAGCCGTG CCTGCGCTGCACCACCGAGAGATCAACGCAATCAGGGTGGGCCAGCGGTTACTGCGGTTGCCGTCGCACAACTACGTGTCCTACAACCGACTGCTCTCACTGTACCGCGAGGGCGAGGGCATGGTACCACGCTTCCTACGCGCCATCAGCCGCCCACACTACTTCTACACTTCCATGTACAA TCTTACAACCAACCACGAAGATTTTGACGGTGCCACGTCGAAGGGCCGCGGTGCTAGTCAAGACGCAAAACAAAATCTTGCAGAGTTCGCCAGCCTTTACCGTGAATACGAGAATATAAACAAATGTATAAAGGAAGGGAATTATGAACCAGAAATGGAGCATCGCAAGGAAGAACTATCGAAGGAGCTTGCCGCGCGGGAGCAACACATTCGTAGG GTGGTTCAGGACTACCGGTCGTCGCTGGACGTAGAGCAGCCGCTGCGCGCGTCCGCCTCGACTGCAGACGACGGTTATCGCCACTCCGCATTATAA
- the LOC142986580 gene encoding uncharacterized protein LOC142986580 isoform X3, with amino-acid sequence MGDGLKITKDKRHRSSSSLAGVVVEGTRSERRLEMNASIPEVDDQFAVAEARCDDLQEKIDLIKSLKRKRKLKKRSMTRVMDQPRTPDHVPLITVRTQPKKILLITEVSQQAARLRRLEVPPNPTRGYLDPATVEQHRMIGQVRGYNNAFKQPRQERSGLSKIPSHHSIEERKPYPKMQRMRQHRSQADGTYLQGVCAQGVQITTEGPIEVACGQDVLTDPYYEEYDRPSDMKPESCQQIKQASIRRKHLPRGVPAKEGEAPDPWRKHSAPSRPRGRIQQTSSGDCTVTTQAEERPVVELFNKSYVTSPPLQRQNTDPPEAPRKQRKARGSASRDDNHAICRLENILTVEQPPPKKEIHHPRRIKYRSRRYELPTVASQMKQAGVRYYYDTSNRTQIPFVVSKSTAPSHNIGVNIQQVLNGLKTQQPLSGIPLTIAHHMGLGHVPTYGSNSAAAVPALHHREINAIRVGQRLLRLPSHNYVSYNRLLSLYREGEGMVPRFLRAISRPHYFYTSMYNLTTNHEDFDGATSKGRGASQDAKQNLAEFASLYREYENINKCIKEGNYEPEMEHRKEELSKELAAREQHIRRVVQDYRSSLDVEQPLRASASTADDGYRHSAL; translated from the exons atGGGCGACGGTTTAAAGATAACTAAAG ATAAGCGTCACAGGAGCTCCAGCAGTCTGGCTGGAGTCGTGGTGGAGGGTACACGCTCTGAACGCAGGCTGGAGATGAATG cTTCCATCCCGGAGGTAGATGACCAGTTCGCTGTAGCAGAAGCAAGATGCGACGATCTCCAGGAGAAAATTgacttaataaaatcattaaaaagaaagagaaaacttaaaaaacgAAG catGACCAGAGTTATGGACCAGCCTCGAACGCCTGATCACGTTCCGTTAATAACCGTTCGCACCCAGCCGAAGAAAA TTTTGCTTATTACAGAAGTGTCACAGCAAGCTGCGCGGCTGCGTAGGCTAGAGGTCCCTCCGAATCCGACACGCGGCTATTTGGACCCCGCCACTGTGGAACAACATCGTATGATAGGACAAGTGCGGGGCTACAACAATGCCTTCAAGCAACCGCGACAGGAAAGATCTGGCCTATCTAAGATACCT AGTCACCACTCGATTGAGGAACGCAAGCCGTACCCCAAAATGCAGAGGATGCGGCAGCATAGATCTCAGGCGGACG GTACGTATCTTCAAGGAGTATGCGCCCAAGGCGTTCAGATCACGACCGAGGGTCCCATAGAGGTGGCTTGCGGACAGGACGTATTGACTGATCCTTATTACGAGGAGTACGATCGCCCATCGGATAT GAAACCGGAGAGCTGTCAGCAGATAAAACAAGCATCGATCCGGCGGAAGCACTTGCCCCGAGGTGTTCCAGCTAAGGAAG gAGAAGCGCCTGATCCATGGCGAAAGCATTCAGCGCCTTCACGACCGCGAGGAAGGATTCAGCAAACGTCATCAG GTGATTGTACAGTAACGACCCAGGCGGAAGAGCGGCCGGTGGTGGAACTGTTCAACAAGAGCTACGTGACCTCGCCACCGCTGCAGCGACAGAACACTGACCCCCCGGAGGCTCCTCGGAAACAACGTAAAG CTCGAGGTTCGGCCAGTAGGGACGACAATCATGCCATCTGCCGCTTAGAAAATATACTGACTGTTGAACAGCCACCACCAAAAAAA GAGATCCATCACCCGCGTCGTATTAAATACCGGAGCCGTCGGTACGAGCTGCCTACAGTCGCGTCGCAAATGAAGCAGGCTGGAGTGCGGTACTACTACGATACTTCTAACCGCACTCAAATACCTTTCGTGGTGTCCAAAAGTACAGCTCCTTCGCACAACATCGGCGTTAACATTCAACAA GTCCTAAACGGACTTAAAACTCAACAACCGCTATCTGGAATACCGCTGACGATAGCGCATCATATGG GATTGGGACATGTACCGACATATGGCTCGAATAGCGCTGCAGCCGTG CCTGCGCTGCACCACCGAGAGATCAACGCAATCAGGGTGGGCCAGCGGTTACTGCGGTTGCCGTCGCACAACTACGTGTCCTACAACCGACTGCTCTCACTGTACCGCGAGGGCGAGGGCATGGTACCACGCTTCCTACGCGCCATCAGCCGCCCACACTACTTCTACACTTCCATGTACAA TCTTACAACCAACCACGAAGATTTTGACGGTGCCACGTCGAAGGGCCGCGGTGCTAGTCAAGACGCAAAACAAAATCTTGCAGAGTTCGCCAGCCTTTACCGTGAATACGAGAATATAAACAAATGTATAAAGGAAGGGAATTATGAACCAGAAATGGAGCATCGCAAGGAAGAACTATCGAAGGAGCTTGCCGCGCGGGAGCAACACATTCGTAGG GTGGTTCAGGACTACCGGTCGTCGCTGGACGTAGAGCAGCCGCTGCGCGCGTCCGCCTCGACTGCAGACGACGGTTATCGCCACTCCGCATTATAA